The Triticum aestivum cultivar Chinese Spring chromosome 5A, IWGSC CS RefSeq v2.1, whole genome shotgun sequence genomic sequence CGTCGCATCTCGGCAACCCCGACGCGACGaaggccgacatggacgacatcatcacgaCTAGCTCGGCTGCCGCTGCGGCCTCCCCTGGCTTAAATGCCCAAGAAGATACAATGGACCTCAACGGCGACATGGACGACGAGCTCAACTACGGtgaggaggagccggaggaggaggaggaggaggacccggcgCTTGCCCCGGCGAGGAGAGGGAAAAAGAAGAAATGTGCGCCCAGGACCGGCGAGCCGCACGTCAAGTGGACGTCCAAAGAAGACGAGTGCCTCGCTGAAGCGTGGAagatcgtctgcctcgacccgatcacCGGCACAAACCAAAGCGCCGACACGTACTGGGAGCACGTCAAGTCGGAGTTCGACAAACGCAAACTGGTCGACCCATACTTCGTcggcgcaccctcgccaaggccaaggaggccTACAAGCCGGGCACGCCGACGACGAGCGCCCCGACGACAACAAACGGGCCAAGGCGACGAAACACGCCGAGCCGGCTACCGCCGTCTgcaagagtccatcgagcattgcatGGCCGACGCCAACACCCGGGCCGCCCAGAGGGAAGAGAAAATCGAGGCGCGATGGTCGACGTTGATGACGAACatcgccgtcaagctcgaccttctccggaccaacgtcgccgcgaagaagaggaacaccgacctggctttcctgatGTGGGGAGGAGGGGGACATGCTCCGGAGCGACGACGAGCAGCTCAAGGAGTGGTacctggcggagcgcggcctcatcctgaaccagatgccGTTGGCGGCGGCGCCAACTCCCACGCGGACCccaacgccgccgccaagcccgagcgatgatgcctCCATGACACCCAGCACTGAAGCCACGCCGACGCCGaccagcccgcgcacgccgactcctcCGACTCCGGAGGTTGACACCACCATTTGATGCATTGCCGACGCGTCCTTTCTTTTGCACGCCGAACTTTTTattgatcgccgaactgtggcaaGGTGATCGCCGATCGCCGAGACTTTTGTGGCGCTGATCGCCGGACTTGTGGCGTTTTTTGGGTAGTGGGAATGGACCAAGTTTGAATTTACGACGCCTTGGGGGCGGcacctgggggcgtggctggaACCTAGATCGCCCCTAGGGCCTAAAAATCACCGGACGAGCGTCCGAAATAGTGTCGGCCTatgcgctggggggggggggggggcgaacgagTGGAATTGCTCTAAAAGGCTCATCCTATACTAGTCTCCCccgagggggtgggggtggggagggtCCGTTGTTTCATCGTTGGAGCAAGTGGGGCCGTATAAGCAAAGAAAATTATTTGGAAAAAAGGGAAGCAAAAACAATTGGGGGTGTTTTGGCGCGAACCAATAGAAGCACGGGGAAATGAAAAGGGCGGGAAAGCAGCCCGCCAACATCCAGCACAAACCCTCGCCTCCTATCGATCTCTCTCCTCCCCTCTGTCCCCACATCCAATCCGAGGCGAGGCGGCGATGCAGATCCAAGTCCGGTGCGGGTGCGGCGAGGCGGCGTGCCCGGAGTGGGCGGTGGTGGAGGTGCAGGGCGTGCTGCAGCCGCAGCCCTGCTTCTCCGGCCGCATCCAGGGCCTCCACATCGGCCGCCTCTGCTCCACCTCCTCCGCCCCGTCTTCCAAGGCAAGAACCACCAACCCTCCCTGCATACTTGGTTTCTTGATTTGGTTTGGGGGATCTTCACGGCGGTCTTGCCATTGCCAGGGCGGGTACACCTTCACCGTGGGGTACCATGAGCTCGCCGGCTCGAAGGTGACTCTCAAGAAGCCCCTTCTggtgctgaggaagaagaagaacgacaaggggAACCCCGGCGAGCTCGGACAAGGTggacaggcggcggcggcggcggaggtggagctGGAGGTGATTGGCATCATCCGGCACAAGATCCTCTTCAAGGACCGCCCCAAGGCCCTCATCTCAAGTAATCACCGACCCAATTTCCATTTTCACCACAATTGCCAGCACGGTGTCGGTGATTCGAAGTAGAAACTTTGCTGATGGTGTGTTTTTCCGGTTTCCTCCTGCAGAGCCGGTGCCGAAGGAGAAGAAGGCCATGCCGGAAGCGGCGACCCCATCAACCGTGCCTCCCGCTTCCTGAAGAATCCTCTTTCTGACAAAATAAGTTTGTTAAGGATCTGAAGCTCCCTGGGGGTTCTGATTGTGCCCGTTTGTTTCCCCTGTCTAGTTAGTGGTCACATCTTCCTCTGCCATCGTTGTGCTTGTGCCGTACGTATACCAGTATGAATTTTCCGTCTCGTTGAAGCACACTAGTGACAAATTAGCACAAACTTGTGGGGCTGTTTGGGTCCACTGCTATGGGAACCAAATACCACCATCATATTTGCTTATATTCTTGTGGTGATCAGGTTCATTTTGCATATCTCCTGACTTATGCATCTAGATGATACTCAAATGCAGTATAATTTATCGTGTTTGAACTTTGAAGCATAAGATACGGTTAGCATCGAAGCAATTAACCGTGACTAGAAAAAGAGATTAACAAGAAACACATAGACAGTAGCATGTAAGAACGAAAGTCCTCGTGGTGGTGGTTAAGATCACACCGTATAACCCTGGCAGCCACTTGGTCATGTTTATGTCTCAGAGCAGCATCTTCAGATAAAGATGACAAACGCCAATGTTTTCTATCCAGTTCCAGCCAGTATAGATCATACTCCACACATGAAAGTGGAAATATTTCATACGTACTAGCGATGCCACGCACAGTGGACGCGACTAGGAAGACCAAATCTGCGGGAACATGTTAGTTGCTAGGTCCAAATAATTAATAGAGGCCAGAATATGTGCCTTGAAAGCAGTGGTTTTATAACAGGACACAAGACACATACTTCACCATgaaaactggtttaaaggtattTGAAGGACTAGAATCTCGGACGTCAAATCCGAACAATTAAGGCCTTAACGGAGTTGCGGCGCCCATGTCGTCTTACACCCAAAAGCTTTGGAGCTAGCCCCACCGTTGGGGGCACAGTCCGTTCCTCGTCGCATGTTTCAGGGAAGGTTGTCAAAAAGAGGCCAGAGACCACCCATGCTATGCAGTGGCGGCTGGacgaggcttgcctgctccctcgaGGCAACCCTCGTTTTCCGGTCAACCTCCCGTCGCCAAATTTGCTGGACAGCCAATTTTTCACCAGGTCCAAGT encodes the following:
- the LOC123106949 gene encoding putative uncharacterized protein DDB_G0287975, with translation MQIQVRCGCGEAACPEWAVVEVQGVLQPQPCFSGRIQGLHIGRLCSTSSAPSSKGGYTFTVGYHELAGSKVTLKKPLLVLRKKKNDKGNPGELGQGGQAAAAAEVELEVIGIIRHKILFKDRPKALISKPVPKEKKAMPEAATPSTVPPAS